From the genome of Triticum aestivum cultivar Chinese Spring chromosome 3B, IWGSC CS RefSeq v2.1, whole genome shotgun sequence, one region includes:
- the LOC123067992 gene encoding uncharacterized protein: MCSKFTLASHRLPQTNKSPHDLLLPLHLSTSGFYAVAVAAASPNLDHVLCNLPSRQVARVSRHRRRRRLPPPSPRHTDAPSPPPLVRPRPRPLPPTVAPYASRSTPPPSSTTSPVPRSYRSIEMLHEKPIPIIQLADDGDGGNMAWTGEKRRRKNLRPSSSDATATADDHGDMEDTIQGCQDPISHATDMEGTIQGGQDPISHATDMEGTIQAGQDYDLLLKTEPAKEESEQCFGPYFLLSKEDQAKDCQFLLANIQKEDDYPTDLPLYLTREEHSKIEARLARYRVAHYKVVNLECARELKEPEEYTDDELLNESYFEGLEDDESFEWYIHPEDTYNIELNDYQRIVPRNFLPGRSGNLYRYHDEYRSRYHTYKIDDVYVKYYAEISKKIKWIADFLHLDRKTKDWIEWDTRAWRQALRIATGFPHMTEKLAGYAYDEYITELEMDASLKDIDLLYFEIWRLVAKENRTYKEAVKEVYESGVFPIHKAVLHAELNGGHIFVTMQEMIYAVVLEGGIELTDEEKKARGVFRELSFSMHKPLNMAQYAQNKVEIAKQLKLDNEDGFVPFRPFEF; this comes from the exons ATGTGCAGCAAATTTACGTTGGCCAGCCACCGATTGCCCCAAACAAACAAGAGCCCGCACGATCTGCTTCTCCCCCTCCATCTCTCCACAAGTGGCTTTTAcgctgtcgccgtcgccgccgcctccccgaatCTCGACCACGTCCTCTGCAACCTACCGTCTCGACAAGTGGCTAGGGTTTCacgccaccgccgtcgccgtcgcctcccaCCGCCGTCGCCACGCCATACCGACGCCCCGTCCCCGCCTCCGCTGGTCCGCCCCCGACCCCGTCCTTTGCCGCCTACAGTCGCCCCCTACGccagcagatcgacgccgccgCCCAGCTCGACCACGTCCCCCGTCCCGCGGTCGTATCGTTCGATCGAGATGCTGCACGAGAAGCCCATACCCATCATCCAACTGGCCGATGATGGAGATGGGGGAAACATGGCGTGGACAGGGGAGAAGAGGCGCCGCAAGAACCTGCGCCCATCATCTTCCGATGCTACTGCCACTGCCGATGACCATGGAGACATGGAGGACACCATCCAAGGGTGCCAAGATCCGATTTCTCATGCGACAGACATGGAGGGCACCATCCAAGGGGGCCAAGATCCGATTTCTCATGCGACAGACATGGAGGGCACCATCCAAGCGGGCCAAGATTATGATCTGCTGCTGAAAACAGAGCCGGCAAAAGAAGAAAGCGAGCAGTGTTTCGGGCCGTACTTCCTTCTCAGCAAGGAAGACCAGGCCAAGGATTGTCAATTTTTGCTTGCCAATATTCAGAAGGAGGACGATTATCCTACTGACCTGCCACTTTATTTGACACGTGAGGAACACAGCAAGATAGAAGCGCGCCTTGCACGCTATCGCGTCGCTCATTACAAG GTTGTGAATCTGGAGTGCGCACGTGAGCTCAAGGAACCAGAAGAATACACCGATGATGAGCTTCTTAACGAGTCGTACTTTGAGGGGTTAGAGGATGATGAAAGTTTTGAGTGGTACATCCATCCTGAAGACACCTACAACATTGAATTGAATGACTACCAACGGATTGTCCCTCGTAATTTT CTGCCTGGTAGAAGTGGAAACCTGTACCGCTATCACGATGAGTACCGCTCGCGTTATCATACATATAAAATTGATGATGTTTATGTCAAGTACTATGCAGAAATTTCAAAGAAAATCAAG TGGATTGCAGATTTTTTGCATCTGGATCGCAAGACTAAGGAT TGGATAGAATGGGATACTAGAGCATGGAGGCAAGCATTGAGGATTGCAACTGGCTTTCCCCATATGACTGAAAAATTAGCTGGTTATGCTTATGAC GAGTACATTACGGAGCTGGAAATGGATGCGTCCCTCAAGGACATAGATCTCCTCTATTTTGAGATCTGGAGGCTTGTCGCTAAAGAAAAT AGAACTTACAAAGAGGCTGTGAAGGAAGTTTATGAGTCTGGCGTGTTCCCTATACACAAGGCAGTACTACATGCTGAACTCAATGGGGGTCATATCTTTGTAACGATGCAAGAAATG ATTTACGCTGTTGTCCTGGAGGGTGGCATTGAACTGACT GACGAAGAGAAGAAAGCTAGGGGTGTGTTTAGGGAGTTATCTTTCAGCATG CATAAACCACTGAACATGGCTCAGTATGCTCAGAACAAGGTGGAGATAGCAAAACAGTTGAAGTTGGACAATGAG GATGGATTTGTTCCTTTTAGACCCTTTGAGTTCTGA